One part of the Tolypothrix sp. NIES-4075 genome encodes these proteins:
- a CDS encoding adenosine deaminase → MALYAELHRHLGGSVVPRVLWRYLERSSSKLLSRFADYSAFEEFFTRSRSTLDEYLELHTLVESVQNAESLPYFIYRLMRGAYIFENLAYLELRYTPYLRTPKHLSQSKRIDKMAEIVEVVGQASQLQEYPIVTSQILCMHSRLPYEVNKAIVDLAAQNTKYICGIDVAGGDSYYADRLDEWISLYDYARSLNVKTTGHLYETTAGCYPQLLPYLMRIGHGIQIPLLYPELLKDVAKRGQCLEVCPTTYLKTGTLEDIRQLKLVFDRCFDAGVDIAICTDNAGLHNVRLPFEYENLLTYDIINFQQLQACQDAAFRHAFAWPYRQRPASLLNGLLKPEPMKALSMRDN, encoded by the coding sequence ATGGCTTTATACGCTGAATTGCATAGACATCTGGGCGGTTCGGTTGTACCCCGTGTTCTGTGGCGATACCTAGAACGCAGTTCGTCAAAGTTACTTTCACGGTTTGCTGATTATTCGGCTTTTGAAGAGTTTTTCACGCGATCGCGCAGTACTTTAGATGAATATCTGGAATTGCACACCTTAGTTGAAAGCGTGCAAAATGCCGAAAGTTTGCCTTACTTTATCTATCGTCTGATGCGGGGTGCTTATATTTTTGAGAATTTAGCTTATCTGGAACTGCGCTATACTCCTTATCTCCGCACACCAAAGCATTTAAGTCAATCAAAAAGAATTGACAAAATGGCGGAAATTGTGGAAGTTGTCGGGCAAGCAAGTCAATTACAAGAATATCCGATTGTGACTAGCCAAATTCTCTGTATGCACTCACGCTTACCTTATGAGGTGAATAAGGCAATTGTGGATTTGGCAGCGCAAAATACCAAGTATATTTGTGGAATAGATGTTGCTGGTGGTGATAGCTATTATGCCGATCGCTTGGATGAGTGGATTAGTTTGTATGATTATGCGCGATCGCTGAATGTCAAAACCACCGGACACCTTTATGAAACCACGGCTGGCTGCTATCCACAATTATTACCTTATCTAATGCGGATTGGTCACGGCATCCAAATTCCGCTGTTGTATCCAGAATTACTTAAAGATGTAGCTAAACGCGGGCAGTGTTTGGAGGTTTGCCCGACAACTTACTTAAAAACTGGTACTTTAGAGGATATACGTCAACTCAAGTTAGTTTTTGACCGATGTTTTGACGCGGGGGTAGATATCGCTATTTGTACTGATAATGCTGGTTTGCATAATGTCCGTCTACCTTTTGAGTATGAAAATCTCTTGACTTACGACATTATCAACTTCCAACAATTACAAGCTTGTCAAGATGCAGCTTTCCGTCATGCTTTTGCTTGGCCCTACCGTCAACGTCCGGCATCATTGTTAAATGGGTTGCTGAAACCCGAACCGATGAAAGCTTTATCGATGCGGGATAATTAG
- a CDS encoding 50S ribosomal protein L25/general stress protein Ctc encodes MDLTIECQKRPENSKPKALRRSGLIPANLYGHKGTESISLTIDAKTAERLLKKGSVNNTLIDLKITDIPWQGKTLLREVQIHPAKRTPFHLSFFAVAGHGPTTVEVPLRFVGDAIGVKQEGGMLDTVFNQLQVSCEPENIPEAIEVDVSNMKVGDSLHIHELPLPKGVTVLDNAEQIAVSILPPQITPEKEAELDAAQAETGATSETETQTESEAS; translated from the coding sequence ATGGATCTCACAATTGAATGTCAAAAGCGCCCAGAAAATAGCAAACCAAAGGCTTTGCGCCGTTCTGGGCTAATTCCTGCGAATTTATACGGTCACAAAGGTACAGAGTCTATCTCTTTAACCATTGATGCCAAAACTGCTGAACGCTTGCTGAAAAAAGGTTCAGTCAACAACACGTTGATTGATTTAAAAATTACTGATATCCCTTGGCAAGGCAAAACTTTGTTGCGGGAAGTTCAGATTCATCCAGCAAAACGCACCCCTTTCCACCTCAGCTTTTTTGCGGTGGCAGGTCACGGTCCAACTACAGTAGAAGTACCGCTGCGGTTTGTCGGAGATGCGATCGGTGTTAAACAAGAAGGTGGTATGTTAGACACCGTGTTTAACCAATTGCAAGTCAGTTGCGAACCAGAAAACATCCCCGAAGCAATTGAAGTTGATGTTTCTAACATGAAAGTTGGCGACAGCTTGCATATTCATGAGCTACCATTGCCCAAAGGTGTGACAGTTCTTGATAACGCAGAGCAAATTGCTGTTAGCATTTTGCCACCACAAATCACGCCAGAGAAAGAAGCTGAACTCGATGCTGCTCAGGCTGAAACTGGAGCTACATCGGAAACAGAGACACAAACCGAGTCTGAAGCTAGCTGA
- the nagZ gene encoding beta-N-acetylhexosaminidase produces the protein MPVSQLERFGHHLILGISGTTLNDDDKRALRELKPIGVIFFAKNFRLGTHYQVWLETFKDLIDQVRQYAERDLMFITLDHEGGSVIRTPLPITRFPHAFMLGTLGNEVAKATALELKSLGINVSWAPVADIFSNPHNPVIGPRAFGTTAQTAAQNACDYYLGLKESGIKGCAKHFPGHGDTSQDSHIELPRLNLTVEDLRSRELIPFQALIEKQIPMIMTAHILFPQIDAVPATLSKSILNDILRKELKFEGVIVSDDLDMKAVSDMFSKSGTVAKAFNAGCDLFIVSRNINSSSLERTYAIAQDFSDSLDNGSLDESVVAAAKARIEKLLEVTPQYIVHSLDEDTLLRHAKLAIACSCGETD, from the coding sequence ATGCCAGTATCGCAACTTGAGCGCTTTGGACATCACCTGATTCTGGGTATTTCGGGTACCACATTAAACGATGATGATAAACGCGCACTCAGGGAATTGAAACCGATTGGGGTAATATTTTTTGCGAAAAATTTTCGTCTGGGTACTCATTATCAAGTTTGGCTGGAAACATTTAAGGATTTGATTGACCAGGTAAGACAATACGCTGAACGCGACTTGATGTTTATCACCCTCGATCACGAGGGAGGTTCTGTGATTCGCACACCTTTGCCGATAACCCGATTTCCTCATGCTTTCATGTTGGGAACACTGGGAAATGAAGTCGCCAAAGCAACTGCATTAGAATTAAAGTCTCTGGGAATCAATGTATCTTGGGCACCTGTCGCGGATATTTTTTCTAATCCTCACAATCCCGTCATTGGACCGAGGGCTTTTGGCACTACTGCACAAACTGCTGCACAAAATGCCTGCGATTACTATTTGGGTTTGAAGGAGTCGGGAATCAAAGGATGTGCCAAGCATTTTCCCGGACATGGAGACACCAGTCAAGATTCGCACATTGAGCTACCAAGGTTAAATCTGACAGTGGAAGATTTGCGATCGCGTGAATTAATACCTTTCCAAGCGCTGATCGAAAAACAAATACCGATGATTATGACCGCACACATTCTATTTCCTCAGATAGATGCAGTGCCGGCAACCCTGTCAAAATCAATTTTAAATGACATTCTCCGCAAAGAGCTTAAATTTGAGGGAGTGATTGTATCTGATGACTTAGATATGAAAGCTGTCTCAGATATGTTCAGCAAAAGTGGGACTGTCGCAAAAGCGTTTAATGCAGGTTGCGATTTATTTATAGTCTCCCGCAATATCAATTCGTCATCTCTGGAAAGGACTTATGCGATCGCTCAAGATTTCTCTGATTCACTTGATAACGGTAGTCTTGATGAATCGGTAGTTGCAGCAGCTAAAGCACGAATTGAGAAACTACTTGAGGTAACTCCTCAATATATAGTTCATAGTCTTGATGAAGATACTTTGTTGCGACATGCTAAATTGGCGATCGCTTGTTCATGTGGAGAGACAGATTAG
- a CDS encoding hybrid sensor histidine kinase/response regulator, whose protein sequence is MTNNIQMLVLDIESTQKLSQQMLPKLFLKETNRKLSKRQFTGSIKAIAKFFIAKSADLALFAMLYKLLIHYISQLKQAEQKIREQAALLDVATDAIIVKNIHNQILFWNKSAELLYGWKVEEAVGKDALALLYEDLPLPELALLTVIKNGSWQGELKQVQKSGEEVLVESRWTLVRDEFGQPQSILIVNTEITQKKQLEAQLLRSQRLECIGTLAGGIAHDLNNVLAPILLAVPLLQMKLSDPQSEHLLKMLENNVKRGANLVRQVLSFARGIEGRQTSVKVNSLLTEIEYIITGTFSKSITCHTHISDNLWHVQGNATQLHQVLMNLVVNARDSMPDGGIMTISAENLVIDEHYAKMHIDAQVGCYVAITIADTGIGIPQTIQERIFEPFFTTKEVGKGTGLGLSTVLGIIKNHGGFVNLYSEVNKGTQFQVYLPSSAKVEIEPLCPELKLITGNGELILVVDDEAAIRDLTKSSLETYNYRVLTASDGVEAVAIYAQHQQEISVVLLDMMMPWMDGAIAIRTLQKINPRVKIIAMSGLLSNQNIAESAGTGVKAFLSKPCTARELLQAIAS, encoded by the coding sequence ATGACAAATAATATTCAAATGCTAGTTCTCGACATTGAGTCAACACAAAAGTTATCACAGCAAATGTTGCCTAAGTTGTTTCTCAAAGAAACAAACAGAAAGTTGTCAAAAAGACAATTTACTGGAAGCATAAAGGCGATCGCTAAATTTTTCATTGCCAAAAGTGCAGATTTGGCGCTTTTTGCGATGCTGTATAAATTGCTTATACATTATATCAGCCAACTGAAACAAGCAGAACAGAAAATCCGCGAACAAGCAGCGTTGCTGGATGTGGCAACTGACGCAATTATCGTAAAAAATATCCACAACCAGATTTTATTCTGGAATAAAAGCGCGGAACTTTTGTATGGCTGGAAAGTTGAGGAAGCTGTTGGTAAAGATGCTTTAGCACTTTTGTACGAAGATTTACCGCTGCCAGAATTAGCGCTTTTAACTGTAATTAAAAACGGTTCGTGGCAAGGTGAATTAAAACAAGTACAAAAAAGCGGTGAGGAAGTTTTAGTAGAAAGTCGATGGACTTTGGTACGTGATGAATTTGGGCAACCTCAATCAATTTTGATTGTGAATACAGAAATCACGCAAAAGAAACAACTAGAAGCACAACTTTTGCGATCGCAACGGTTGGAATGTATCGGCACTTTAGCCGGTGGTATTGCCCACGACCTCAACAATGTGTTAGCGCCGATTTTATTAGCAGTTCCTTTATTGCAGATGAAATTGTCCGATCCGCAAAGCGAACATTTGCTGAAAATGTTAGAAAATAATGTCAAACGCGGAGCAAATTTAGTTAGACAAGTTTTATCTTTTGCACGCGGTATCGAAGGCAGACAGACAAGTGTTAAAGTTAACTCTTTGCTTACAGAAATTGAATATATTATTACCGGAACCTTTTCTAAATCTATCACCTGCCATACACACATATCAGACAATCTTTGGCACGTGCAGGGAAACGCTACTCAACTGCATCAAGTGCTAATGAACTTAGTTGTCAACGCCCGCGATTCCATGCCCGACGGCGGTATAATGACGATTTCAGCCGAAAATCTCGTCATTGATGAACATTATGCGAAAATGCATATAGATGCCCAAGTGGGTTGTTATGTTGCTATTACTATTGCAGATACAGGTATAGGGATACCGCAGACAATTCAAGAGCGAATTTTTGAGCCTTTTTTTACTACAAAAGAAGTAGGAAAAGGTACAGGTTTAGGACTTTCCACAGTGTTAGGCATTATTAAAAACCACGGTGGATTTGTTAATTTATACAGTGAAGTTAATAAGGGAACGCAATTTCAAGTTTACTTGCCTTCTTCCGCCAAAGTGGAAATTGAGCCACTTTGCCCAGAATTAAAATTAATCACCGGAAATGGTGAATTAATTTTGGTGGTGGATGACGAAGCTGCAATTCGCGATCTGACTAAATCATCTTTAGAAACATATAATTATCGGGTGCTAACTGCCAGTGATGGTGTCGAAGCTGTAGCAATTTATGCCCAACATCAGCAGGAAATTAGTGTAGTGTTGCTAGATATGATGATGCCTTGGATGGATGGAGCGATCGCCATCCGCACGCTACAAAAAATAAATCCGAGGGTGAAAATTATTGCCATGAGCGGATTGTTATCAAATCAAAACATAGCCGAATCCGCCGGCACAGGTGTAAAAGCATTTTTATCCAAACCCTGCACAGCGAGAGAATTATTGCAAGCGATCGCTTCTTAG
- the mutL gene encoding DNA mismatch repair endonuclease MutL: MSSTIQALPTEVVYLITAGEVIDSLASVVRELIENSLDAGATRIVISVWAQQWRVRVADNGCGMNLDDLQQAASAHSTSKIRSCADLWQINSLGFRGEALHSLTTLADLEILSRPANSSSGGFKVVYGYGGEPVVVEAAAIAPGTIVTISNLFGNCSTRRQGLPTTAIQMKAVQASIYQIALCHPHVTWQVCQNDREWFTLSPAATTGKLLPQILHQVKQGDLQELKLELPNPPNSCKDAINRVSTNSSLSLVIGLPDRCHRRRPDWVRVAINGRMVKSPELEQTIFTGFHRTLPRDRYPICFLHLYISPDQINWNRNPAKTEIYLNELSYWQEQISSAIEQALRIDSVNIKEAVHTTRVSKLIKAAEEKGGYHVNRPNSEEENKPLNSLKAVAQVSNTYIVVEHENGMWLVEQHIAHERVLYEQLCDNWQLIPVEPAIILYQLSPAQVSQLQRINLDIESFGEQLWAVRNIPAMLQQRDDCAEAILELSWGGDLQTAQVAVACRSAIRNGTPLTLPEMQTLLDDWQRTRNPRTCPHGRPIYLSLEESALARFFRRNWVIGKSHGI; this comes from the coding sequence ATGTCTTCTACGATTCAAGCTTTACCAACGGAGGTTGTATACCTCATTACAGCCGGAGAGGTTATTGACTCTCTAGCTTCTGTGGTGCGGGAATTGATAGAAAATTCCCTAGATGCAGGTGCAACCCGGATTGTAATTTCTGTATGGGCGCAGCAATGGCGGGTGCGCGTAGCAGATAATGGTTGTGGAATGAATTTGGATGACTTGCAACAAGCCGCATCCGCCCACAGTACCAGTAAAATTCGCTCTTGTGCAGATTTGTGGCAAATTAACAGTTTAGGATTTCGGGGTGAAGCATTACACAGTTTAACGACTTTGGCAGATTTAGAAATTTTAAGTCGTCCGGCAAATTCTTCAAGTGGTGGATTCAAAGTTGTGTATGGCTATGGCGGGGAACCTGTCGTAGTGGAAGCAGCAGCGATCGCACCTGGTACAATTGTCACAATATCCAATTTATTCGGAAATTGCTCAACTCGTCGTCAAGGCTTGCCAACCACAGCTATTCAAATGAAAGCGGTGCAAGCGTCGATTTATCAAATCGCTTTGTGTCATCCTCATGTTACCTGGCAAGTTTGCCAAAATGACCGTGAATGGTTCACTCTTTCACCGGCTGCCACAACCGGAAAACTATTACCGCAAATTTTACATCAAGTTAAACAAGGCGATTTACAAGAATTAAAATTAGAATTACCTAACCCTCCTAATTCTTGTAAAGACGCGATTAATCGCGTCTCTACTAATTCCTCATTATCATTAGTTATAGGATTGCCCGATCGCTGTCATCGTCGTCGTCCAGATTGGGTGCGAGTAGCAATTAACGGACGCATGGTAAAATCGCCAGAATTAGAGCAAACGATTTTTACAGGATTTCACAGAACATTACCACGCGATCGCTATCCAATCTGTTTTTTACATCTTTATATTTCCCCCGATCAAATTAACTGGAATCGCAATCCCGCAAAAACTGAAATTTACCTGAATGAATTAAGCTATTGGCAAGAACAAATATCCAGCGCGATTGAACAAGCACTTCGCATCGATTCTGTCAATATCAAAGAAGCAGTTCACACAACACGAGTTAGTAAATTAATCAAAGCCGCAGAAGAAAAAGGTGGTTATCATGTCAATCGTCCCAATTCTGAAGAGGAAAATAAGCCTCTTAATTCTCTCAAAGCTGTTGCTCAAGTTAGCAACACATATATAGTTGTCGAACATGAAAACGGCATGTGGTTGGTAGAACAACACATCGCTCATGAGCGAGTTTTGTATGAGCAATTGTGCGATAATTGGCAACTTATTCCCGTCGAACCTGCAATTATTTTATATCAATTGTCGCCAGCGCAAGTTTCCCAACTGCAACGCATCAATCTAGATATAGAATCCTTCGGTGAACAACTTTGGGCAGTTCGTAACATACCCGCAATGTTACAGCAAAGAGACGACTGTGCAGAAGCCATTTTAGAACTTAGTTGGGGTGGTGACTTACAAACAGCACAAGTAGCCGTAGCCTGTCGCAGTGCAATTCGCAACGGTACACCCCTCACTTTACCAGAAATGCAGACACTCTTAGATGATTGGCAACGCACGCGCAACCCGCGCACCTGTCCCCACGGACGCCCGATTTATCTATCTTTGGAAGAATCAGCTTTAGCGCGTTTTTTCCGTCGTAATTGGGTGATTGGTAAGAGTCACGGGATTTGA
- a CDS encoding adenylosuccinate synthase, producing MANVIVIGAQWGDEGKGKITDLLSRSANVVVRYQGGVNAGHTIVVNDQTFKLHLIPSGILYPDTECIIGCGTVIDPQVLIEELDQLEKLNISTRNLLISETAHVTMPYHRLIDSASEERRGNHKIGTTGRGIGPTYADKSERIGIRMLDLMDKIGLREQLEWTINYKNAILEKLYNLPPLNTQEVIEQYLGYAERLRPYVVDTSLKIYDAVLRRRNILFEGAQGTLLDLDHGTYPYVTSSNPVAGGACVGTGLGPTMIDRVIGVSKAYTTRVGEGPFPTELDGKVGELLCDRGAEFGTTTGRKRRCGWFDAVIGRYAARINGMDCLAITKLDVLDELKEINVCVAYEIDSERCDHFPSSARQFARCRPIYKTMPGWQVSTSHCRTLEDLPLPALDYLKFLAELIEVPIAIVSLGASRDQTIIVEDPIHGPKRALLHADGTPATLLSA from the coding sequence TTGGCTAACGTCATTGTCATAGGCGCCCAGTGGGGCGATGAAGGAAAAGGTAAAATAACAGATTTACTCAGCCGCTCCGCAAACGTTGTTGTACGTTACCAAGGGGGTGTGAATGCTGGACACACGATTGTAGTTAACGATCAAACCTTTAAACTGCACTTAATTCCCTCTGGTATTTTGTATCCAGATACCGAGTGCATAATTGGCTGCGGAACGGTAATCGATCCACAGGTTCTCATCGAAGAACTCGATCAACTTGAGAAACTAAATATATCCACTCGCAATCTGCTGATTTCTGAGACGGCTCATGTAACGATGCCTTACCATAGATTGATTGACTCCGCATCGGAAGAACGACGGGGAAATCACAAAATCGGCACAACAGGTAGGGGTATTGGTCCAACTTATGCTGACAAATCTGAGCGTATTGGTATCAGAATGTTAGATTTGATGGACAAAATAGGGTTGCGCGAACAGTTGGAGTGGACGATTAATTATAAAAACGCAATTCTGGAAAAGCTTTATAACTTGCCGCCCCTAAATACCCAAGAGGTGATAGAGCAGTATTTGGGGTATGCAGAACGGTTGCGACCTTACGTAGTTGATACCTCATTAAAAATATACGATGCGGTGCTGCGACGGCGCAATATTTTGTTTGAAGGAGCGCAAGGTACGCTTCTCGATTTAGATCATGGAACTTATCCTTATGTAACATCCTCGAACCCCGTAGCAGGGGGGGCTTGCGTTGGTACAGGGTTAGGACCGACAATGATAGACCGGGTAATTGGGGTATCGAAAGCGTATACCACCAGAGTAGGAGAAGGACCATTCCCCACCGAACTAGACGGAAAAGTGGGAGAATTGTTATGCGATCGCGGTGCCGAATTTGGCACAACCACCGGACGCAAACGCCGCTGCGGTTGGTTTGATGCTGTTATCGGTCGCTACGCCGCTAGAATTAACGGTATGGATTGTCTTGCGATCACCAAACTCGATGTCCTTGATGAATTGAAGGAAATCAATGTTTGTGTCGCTTATGAAATAGACTCAGAACGTTGCGATCATTTTCCATCTAGCGCTCGTCAATTTGCACGCTGTCGCCCCATTTATAAAACAATGCCGGGATGGCAGGTGTCAACAAGTCACTGCCGCACTTTAGAAGACTTGCCCCTTCCCGCGCTGGACTATCTAAAATTCTTAGCAGAATTAATCGAAGTCCCGATCGCGATCGTCTCCCTCGGAGCAAGCCGCGATCAAACTATCATCGTAGAAGACCCAATTCACGGTCCCAAACGCGCATTATTGCACGCCGACGGCACACCAGCCACTTTGTTAAGTGCGTAA
- a CDS encoding septal ring lytic transglycosylase RlpA family protein has protein sequence MLSFGFFCIASWIGSFLSLSENLPPSFMPKVSPTKVSSNLDKLLSNNREFFQTPKQRLNVWSTTILPTSFLKIDWGSKESPTKAKLSNVSSIGVKQTKNQFCSSLQNIASEQIPVKTAGVLPIPRLIESSLTNRDLLPNKILRSLQNFFNFSTMEQGVTTPVVVVRRDQDNYEVWVNNRIVATLPDEIEAKSMQQRLTQVVNLPRLDANQLRPALVDGIPALMAGNRFLFGIEKQVSHSSHRSGELLAIEWINNLRSALQAPALSLVEGQQQMYGLTPSKKKMFGLASWYGGYFHGRTTANGEKYNQDELTVAHKSLPFNTFLQVTNLKNGNSVIVRVNDRGPYIPPRSLDLSREAARCINSETTGVVPYKAVILQSSEPKKFLKNSSVSTANLKKSRKLAIVSDF, from the coding sequence ATGCTATCTTTTGGATTTTTTTGCATTGCATCCTGGATTGGTTCATTTCTGTCGTTGAGCGAAAACTTGCCACCAAGTTTTATGCCAAAGGTTTCTCCGACAAAGGTTTCATCCAATCTGGATAAACTATTAAGTAACAATCGGGAATTTTTTCAGACACCTAAGCAGCGATTAAATGTTTGGAGTACGACCATATTACCTACAAGTTTTTTGAAGATAGATTGGGGTTCTAAAGAATCACCAACTAAAGCTAAGTTATCGAATGTTTCCTCCATCGGAGTAAAGCAAACTAAAAATCAGTTTTGTAGTTCTCTCCAAAATATTGCATCTGAGCAGATTCCAGTAAAAACGGCAGGTGTTTTGCCCATTCCTCGGTTGATAGAATCAAGCTTGACTAACCGAGATTTGTTGCCAAATAAAATTTTGCGATCGCTGCAAAATTTCTTCAACTTTTCCACGATGGAGCAAGGTGTAACAACACCAGTAGTAGTTGTTCGTCGCGACCAAGACAACTATGAAGTGTGGGTAAATAACCGCATAGTTGCAACTTTACCCGACGAAATCGAAGCCAAATCAATGCAGCAACGCTTGACGCAAGTCGTCAATTTGCCTCGGTTAGATGCTAATCAATTACGACCGGCATTAGTTGACGGTATACCAGCGTTAATGGCAGGGAATCGCTTTTTATTTGGAATCGAAAAACAAGTTTCTCACTCCTCTCACCGCAGTGGTGAACTATTAGCGATTGAATGGATTAATAATCTTCGTTCAGCTTTGCAAGCACCTGCTTTATCACTCGTGGAAGGACAGCAACAAATGTATGGTTTAACACCTTCCAAGAAAAAAATGTTTGGTTTAGCTTCTTGGTATGGTGGTTATTTTCACGGTCGAACAACAGCGAATGGTGAAAAATACAATCAAGATGAATTGACAGTTGCTCATAAGTCATTACCTTTTAACACATTCTTACAGGTGACTAATTTAAAGAATGGCAACTCTGTGATTGTGCGCGTAAATGATCGCGGTCCTTATATTCCACCCAGAAGCCTCGATTTGTCAAGGGAAGCAGCGAGGTGTATCAACAGTGAAACGACTGGAGTAGTACCTTATAAAGCCGTGATTTTGCAAAGTAGCGAACCGAAAAAGTTCTTGAAAAATTCATCTGTTTCTACCGCAAATCTCAAAAAAAGTAGAAAACTCGCGATAGTTTCAGATTTTTAA